A window of Acidobacteriota bacterium genomic DNA:
GTCGAGAGTTCTCATCTTCAATCCCGGGCGCCACATCGAGTACAACCTGCGGAAAGATCTTTTCGCCCATCTCTTGAGGCTGCAGCCGTCATTTTACGCGACCCAGAAGAGGGGGGATATCGTCAGCCGGGCCGCCAACGACATCAGCTGGGTTCGTACGCTGGTCGGGTTCGGTGGGTTGCAGGTGATCAACGTGACCCTCGCTGTAGCCCTCACCGGGTGGAAGATGATGTCGCTGTCGCCGAGGCTCACATTTGTGGTTCTGGTGCCGATCGCTCTCGGCGCTGGTCTCGTTCAGTGGGGCATCCGACGCCTCTTCCTGCTTGCGCGTAGGAGCCAGGAACAGCTCGGCGAGATCTCCGAACACGTTCTCGGCAGCTTGCAGGGCATGGCGGCGATCCAGGGTTTCGTGGCAGAGGAGTCGTTCATCGAGCGTTTCGAGACGAGAAACATCGCGTGGCTCAGCACCGGAATGCGCCTTGCCCTTATTCGCTCGATCGCTCTACCACTGCTCGTCCTCTCGGGCGGCGTGGCCATGTTCGCCCTGATCGCAGTGGGTGGAAGGATGGCTCTCTCCGGCACCCTGACCGTCGGAGAGCTCGCTGCCTTCACCGCGCTGTTGACCGTCTTTCTGCCTCCCCTTCGATCGATGGGGTGGATGATGTCGGTGATCCAGCGGGGGAGGGCCGCTCTCGAACGGATTTTCGAGCTCATGGATGCACCAATCGAGCGACCAGAGGGCTCAACCGGTGTGATTCTGGACGCAGGACGCGGCCCGAGGATCGATATTCGAGATCTCCATTTTGCCTACCCGGACGAACCGGGACGCGAGGTGCTCAGCGGCCTGACCGCGACCATCCCGGCTGGTGGCGTAGTCGGACTCTTCGGGCGGACCGGAAGCGGCAAGAGCACACTGTTGCATCTTCTCATCCGGCTCTACAATCCGCCGGCAGATTCAGTCTACGTCGATGACGTCGATATTCTGACGCTCGATCTCGAGAGCTGGCGCCAGCGGCTGACGGTCGTACCTCAGCGACCGTTCCTCTTTTCCGACGCGATTTCCGCCAACGTCTCTCTCGAAGAGAAGCCGAATGTATCGCGGATTCGGGACGCGGTTGACATGGCGGCGCTGGGTGCCGATCTCGAGGCCCTCCCGGACGGCCTTCAAACAGTGGTCGGTGAGCGCGGTATCATGCTTTCCGGTGGTCAGCGACAGCGGGTCGCGCTTGCCCGAGGCCTCTACCGGAGTGGTGATGTGTTGATCCTGGACGACGTGCTGTCGGCAGTCGATCACCAGACGGAATCGCAGCTGGTGGATACGGTCGCTCACCTCGCGCGCCGACCGGAAGCACCAACGGTCCTGATCTCGAGCCACCGTCTCTCGGCCCTGCGACATTGCGACACGGTGTTGGTGCTCGACAGCGGCAGGTTGGTCGATGAAGGCCCGCACAGCGAGCTGATACGAAGGCCGGGGGTTTACCGGGATACCTGGCTCGTGCAGAGCCAGAGTGCGGCGGACGAGGTGGCGTCGTGAGGGATCGCTCGATGCTGCGCCACCTGTGGCCGTTTCTCAGGCCCGATTCATGGGCCTTCGCTCTCGCTCTGATTCTGACGCCGGTCACCGCGGGCCTCAGCCTGGTTCAGCCTTGGATCCTGAAGAAGGTCATCGACGACCACATCGTGGCGGGGGTGAGCGAGGGATTGATGACCCTCGCGCTGCTCTATCTCGGTGCGGTTGGCGTCGCGTATGTGCTCGAGGGTGGATACGTGATGTCACTCGCGTGGGGTGGCCAGCGCACCATCGTGCGGCTGCGCTCGGGTGTCTATCGGAAGCTTCTGAGTCTGCGTCAGAGCTATCTCGACCGGCAGCCCGCAGGTCGCCTGTTGACCCGGGCGACCTCGGATATCGACGCCCTCGGAGAAGCGTTCTCTTCCGGCCTTATCAACATCGTTCTCGACCTCCTGATGATCACCGGCACCCTGATTGCAATGTTCCTGCTCGATTGGAAGCTGACCCTCGTCTTGATGCTGTTGGCGCCGCCGATTCTCGCCGTACTCGAGATCATTCGTCGCCGCCTCAGGGTTCTCTTTCTGGAGGTGCGAGAGGCGTTGGCGTCGGTCAATGCCTTTCTCGCCGAAAGGGTGGACGGCGTCGAGGTTGTCCAGCTCTTTGGCAACGAGGACCATTCGGAGCGCCTGTTCGACCTCAGGAACGATCGATTCCGTCGCGCTACGACACGCTCGAATGTTTACGACTCGTTCATGTACGCGCTGGTCGACGGCACTGCAGCCATCTGCGTGGCAGTGATGCTGTGGTACGGGTCTGGGTTGGCCACTCAAATGGGATTTCCCCTGCCGCTGAGCGAGCCGGTCAGCGCGGGCGTGCTGGTTGCCTTCATCGAGTACCTGGACCGCCTCTTCCGGCCGCTCCGGGAGCTCTCGTCTCGGGTCGCGGTGCTGCAACGGGGCGCAGCCGCACTCGAGAAGGTCCTCGGTCTTCTCGACGTCACGGAAACCGTGTCCGAAGACGGAGTCAGCCACCCGGAGGTCGCGGGCGAGATCAAGATGCGTGAGGTGTTCTTCAGATACAGGCCAGACACCGAGGACGTCCTGAGCGGAATCGACCTGGACGTGAATCCCGGTGAAGTGGTAGCGGTGGTCGGTTCGACCGGTTCTGGCAAAACCACGCTGACCCGAATCCTCGACACTTCGTACACGGGCTATAGGGGGAGCATCACGCTTGACGGGAAGGAGCTGTCGGGCCTGCGATCGAAAGACGTGCGTCGCCGGATCGCGGGTGTGCGGCAGGATCCGCAGCTGTTTTCGGAGACGGTGCGCTTCAACATCGATCTGGGGAACGAAAACATCGATGCAGCCGAGACCGAGGCTGCGGCGGAGCTGGTCCATGCCGATCGGGTGATCGATCGCGTCGGGTGGGACCATGTGCTGCGTGAACGAGGTGCCGATCTGTCGGTGGGGGAAGGGCAACTGCTGACCTTCGCGCGCGCGATGGCGCACGATCTTTCGGTGGTTGTGCTCGACGAAGCCACTGCGTCCGTTGACTCGATCACGGAGCAGCTGATTCAGGATGCGATTGCCAAGATCTTCGAGCGCAAGACGGTGCTCGTGATCGCACACCGGCTTTCGACGGTGGAGCGTGCCGACCGGATCGTGATGATGGACCATGGGCGTATCGTCGAGCAGGGCACCCACCACGAGCTGCTCGCTGCCGGCGGCGCCTACGCCAAGCTCGTCCGTGCCGGCGAAGACCTCCTGGTCGCGTGACCCGCCCACCCGCCCGATACTCGATGCTGGATGTTGGATCCTGGTCTCACCCAACCAGCCCTTGGCACTCATGAATCAGGATTCAACCGTTTGTAGAATCCAAAAATCCAACATCAAGCATCAAGCATCAAGCATCGAGTATCGAGTATCCGAGGTATGTGTGGGTGGGCGGGAAATCCCAAATCCGCATTACGTGGGTGGGTGAGTTACCATGGTGCCCCGCTTCTTGCGAGGTGACAGATATGGCGTCTCAAATGAGTCGAGATCCTGCGCGGGCCCCGGACCGGGTGGACGTGCGTGCAGTGAGGAAGGAGGATGCGATGCGTGGTTTTCTTCGTTCGGCGGGTTTGATCGTTGTCCTGTGTGTCGTGGCTGGCGTGGCCGCCGCAAATGACTATTTTCCGCAGTCTGTGGCTTCGGGTGATCCGACGCCGACGAGTGTCGTGCTGTGGACCCGAGCGATCGACGGTGATGGCGGGATTCCTTCCGGTGTCATTCTCAGTGTCGCCACCGATCAGGCCTTTACGAATGTGGTGATGAAGCGGTCGATTGAGATTGACAAAGAATACGACGGCGTCGTCAAGGTCAAGGTCGACGGGCTGATGCCGTACACCGACTACTACTACCAGTTCGCGGTCGACGAAAACCTATCGCAAATCGGCCGCACGCGGACTGCGCCGACCCCCGACATGGACGTCGATGTCAGATTTGCGGTGGTTTATTGCCAGGATTACATCGGTCGCTACTACAACGCCTATCTCAAATTGTTGCTCGATCACGACGAAGATATCGATTTCATCGTCCACCTTGGCGATTACGTCTACGAGACGACCGGAGACCCTCAGTTCCAGGATCCGGAGAGTGAACGAAAGATGGTCTTCGAGGACACCGAGGGTGCGATTCAGCTCGGCACGGAAGAGAACCCCAACTATGCCGCCGCCAGCCTGGCCAATTACCGAACCCTCTATCGCACCTACCGTTCGGACGAAGTGCTGCAGGAAGTCCACGAACGGTGGCCAATGCTCGTGGTCTGGGACGATCACGAGTATGCCAACGACGCTTGGGGTGCCACGGCGACCTACTACAACGGCCGTCGAGACGAGTACGACGTCGAGCGCAAGCAGAACTCGGAACGAGCTTTCTACGAGTGGGTGCCGATCGATGCCGGCCTCAACCAGGAGGGCGAGCTCGAGATCACCGCTGCCGATCTCTATCCGAACGCGAAGATCTATCGCGATCTGATCTACGGCTCGAACCTCCACCTTGTGCTGACCGATCTGCGGTCATTCCGGCCTGACCATTTGATCCCGGAAGACGCGTTCCCCGGCGAGATCGCGGTCGACGAGGAAACCCTTGCCGCCATGGTGGGTGAGGCGTGGCCGGCGGTCAGGGAGAGTTTCGACCCTTACGTCGATATGGACCTTCTCGGCGGTTATTTGCCGATCCTGCGGCAGACCACGAGCCTGATCGCCGCCAATCTCTACATGATGGAAAACCCCGAACTCGATTTCTTCACCGCGGTTGATCTGGGCGAGGCTGCGATGTCGGGGAATGTGAGCGCCACCTTCATCAATCTCCTGTTTACAGAGGCTGGGCTGCAAGCGCCGTTCTCTGCGGAAGTCCTGGCCATGCTACCGCGGGGGATCTCGTTCCTGGTGATGGGCAAGACCGCGATTTACTCTTCAGGCGGATCGCGGACGCAGGTCATCAAGGATACCTTCGACCTCTACGCCGCCGCCCGCTACCTCGAGACAGAGGGCGCGGCGCAGGAGGTGTATGGAGCGCAGCAGAACGCCTGGCTCCAGGGGACGTTGCTCGCCAGTCCGACGACCTGGAGGGTTCTGGGCCACTCGTTCATGATGACGCCGATGGTGATCGATTTCACCAACCCGGCGATCGCCGATATGCTGCCCGTTGAATTCCCGGATTTCCTCCGCACAAAACTGGTGATCAACGCCGAGGACTTCAACGGCCTGCCGCAAAAGACCATGGAGGTGCTGGGACTCCTCGGTCTGGTCCCGAACACGGTAGTGATTTCGGGTGACATCCACTCGACATTCGTGACCGACCACAAGAACGGAATTTACGAGATCACACCGCCGGCCATCTCCTCGGCGACGAACGCCGAGATCGTGATCAGGGTCGTCGCTTCCGACCCGATACTCGGGCAGATACCGGGCATCGAGGAGATTCTCCAAAACTACGCCCTCCTCCTCCAGGTATCGGCGATGAGCCCGGCTGTGTCGCAGTCCGATATCCTGTACGCCAATACCTTTTCCCACGGTTACGGCATCTTCGACGTCGCCGACAGCGTGATGAAGATCCTCATCCAGCAGATGCCTTCGGACGAGGTTGGTAACAGCTACTACGACGATCCGGAGGCGTTGGAAGCCCTGTTTACTCCGCTCAGATTCACGATTCGGGATGGGGTGCTGACTCCTGCGCCCTGATGAATCCGGTCCATCTGGCAAATCGAGGGCCCGCTCGACGGGCCCTCTTTCTCATTTTGCGATGATCGTGGACACTTGAGACATGAACAACACCATTGACCAGCCGGTCGCGGCTCGCCCCGGAGAAACACTAGATACCGTGAGCTTGGCTCCTTTCCTAGCAACCGCGCTCGGACTCGAGGGCGATATCGAAGTTCTGCAATATCCTTCGGGATATTCGAACCTCACGTACATGCTGCGGGTCGGAGATTCGGAGCTAGTGCTCCGGCGGCCACCATTCGGCAGCAAGCCGAAGACCGGCCACGATATGCGGCGCGAGTTTGATGTGTTGACCGCCCTTCAAAACGACTTTCCCTACTGCCCGAAACCGTTGGCGCACTGCGACGATGAAGGCATCATCGGCGCACCCTTCTACGTGATGGAGCGCATCGAGGGCATCATCGTCAGAAGGGATTTTCCACCGGAGATGTCACTGTCTCCCGAGGACATCAGAGGCCTCTTCGAAAACGTCGTCGACGTGCATATCGAGCTGCACTCGGTTGACCATCGGTCCGTTGGCCTCGAGACATTCGGCAAGTCAAAAGGGTACGTCGAGCGGCAGATAGCCGGATGGTCCGACCGGTATCGCAGGGTGCGTACACCCGACGTGCCCGACTGTGAAGGCGTCATGACTTGGCTGGAGGCAAATCGACCACCGGACACCGGCACCGGATGCATCGTCCACAACGATTTCCGCCTCGACAATCTGGTCCTCGACCCGCACGAACCACGGCGGATCATCGGTGTCCTCGACTGGGAGATGGCGACAATCGGTGACCCTCTAATGGATCTCGGGGCGTCACTCGCGTACTGGGTGGAGCAGAGCGACCCTCCCGCCATGCAGGCGATGCGGATGATGCCCACAAACGTGGTTGGAGCGCCCTCGAGGGCGGAGGTGATCGCCCGATATGCGGATAAGAGCGGCATCGAAGTCGGAGATTTTGGCTTCTATTACTGCTACGGTCTTTTCCGTCTCGCGGTGATCGTCCAGCAGATCTACTACCGTGCGTACCACGGCCAGACGAAGGATCCCCGTTTCCTGAATCTCAATCTGTGGGTTTCGGTGCTTGCTGACGCAGCCGAGGCAGTGACGAGGTAGAAACGCGTTGCGCGCCCGTCCCGACGAAAATCAAGCTGGCCCAGATTTCAACGAGGGCGCCACGAGGTGCGCGCACGCGCGACGTCTGTGTCGTCGTCCGGTCGCATTAACTGATGGCGCACCTCGATTCCCTCTTCGCGGTCAATCAGCTGGCTGCGCGACATGACGGTCTGGCCGTGGTGGCATTCGGAGAGGAACTTGATCTCGAGCGAGGCGAGCTCGTGAATGTCCCAGATCTCGTCCGGCACGGCTTCGACCGCCCATTCCACATAGCTCGTGTTGTTGACGTGCCCGGCGAGGTCGAGATCTGAACGGCGAACAGTGAACGGGATTTCGTGGTCGATCGGATCCGGTGGCGAAAGGTCTCCACCTCTTGTGGGTGTGTGATCGAGGCCCAGCGCGGTCAAGCGTTCCACCACCCGTGCCGGAAGACGGATGGGGCGCCGCCGTCCCAGATCGAGAACCAGCCACAGGGTGGTCGCGGTTCCGATCCGACGGTCAGATACGTCGAAGATCAAGAACTTTCGCTCGGTGAAAAGTCGGTTCAAAGCATCCGGCCAGGTCTCGATGACGATCTCCTCGTCCGCTCCAGGCCATCTCTCCATCTCGAGCTGGAGTCTGGAGAGGACCCACGCGAAACCACTGTCGATGAGCACCTCCACCGCGACGCCGAGAATGGCGGCATGCGTGGTTGCGGCCTCCTGTAGGAATTGGCAGAGGATCGGAATCCGAAGCCGGTCCTGTGGATCGGTCTCGTAGGACCGCACGCGGAACCGGCTGCGGTGAGGGTTTTTCATTTCGGTGTTCGCCGAATGCTAGCACGCGCTGCTCCAACCGATCGGTCGATTTCCGGGCAGGGTGGAGGCACAATGTGGCATGGGCCGCCGGAACCCGTGCTTCGATCACGACTGCCACATCTGTTGCGTGAATACTCGCATGACACTGACCGAGGCGGACGTTTCTCGACTGCAATCGGCGGGCCAAAACGCGTTCTGTTTCGTCAACGATGATGACGACCTTCAGCTCGTGAATGTTGATGGGCAGTGCATCTTTCTCGCCAACGGCCGGTGCTCGGTTCACCAGGACCGGCCCGAGGGCTGCCGCCTCTACCCGATGATTCTCGATCTGTCCGTGGATCGGGTGGTCCTCGATGCATTCTGCCCGTGGGCGTGCGAGTTCGGGTTTACCCGGGAGGACGAGGTGCAACTGCGCCGATCGGTTGTCGATGAGGCGAGGGAAAGCCGGATCAGAGGATCCAGAAGGCGATCAGGCTGATCACGCCGAGGCCGCCGAGCAGGGCGAGGCTGAGCCCCCCGGTGCGCTTGGATCCGAAGATTACCGCGTAGATCCCCTTCATCAGGTTGTTGACTGCGGCGGCGATGACCACCGCCAGGGCGGCGGTCTCGATCGAGAGTGTCGAGCCGACGGTCTGGGTCAAACCGAGGATGAATGGGTCGACGTCAGCGGCACCCATGACGGCGGCCATAACGAGAACCCCGGTGTCGCCGAACCTGTGTGTTACCACTTTTGTGGCGATCAGAATCACCAGGAAGATTGCCGCGAACGTGAAAGCGGAGGTCAGCTCAAGAGGGTTGCGATCGCGTCGATCGGCCGACGGATCGAAGCTGCAGTCCTTGGCCATGCCGGTGAAGTGCGTCAACAGTATGCCGATCACGATGGCCGCGATCCCCAGTCCCCAGAACAGCGCGGTGAGCTGGCTGGCGAGAGTCGCGGCGAAGAGAAGCAGCAGGATCCACAGACGGATGTACATCATTCCGGTGGCTGAGAGGATGGCGCCGGCGTAGGCGACCGAGCACGGCTCTCTCGTTTTCGATTGCCGCGCGAGGACCACGGTCGTAACGGTCGAG
This region includes:
- a CDS encoding ABC transporter ATP-binding protein/permease codes for the protein MKRSLVLSEVVTENPEKTERPVMRLLREYAWPYRWSYLAGAIFLWITNYLAVSIPGQIGHAIDALRAEQPMARYIVAIALMGVAVIVVRSLSRVLIFNPGRHIEYNLRKDLFAHLLRLQPSFYATQKRGDIVSRAANDISWVRTLVGFGGLQVINVTLAVALTGWKMMSLSPRLTFVVLVPIALGAGLVQWGIRRLFLLARRSQEQLGEISEHVLGSLQGMAAIQGFVAEESFIERFETRNIAWLSTGMRLALIRSIALPLLVLSGGVAMFALIAVGGRMALSGTLTVGELAAFTALLTVFLPPLRSMGWMMSVIQRGRAALERIFELMDAPIERPEGSTGVILDAGRGPRIDIRDLHFAYPDEPGREVLSGLTATIPAGGVVGLFGRTGSGKSTLLHLLIRLYNPPADSVYVDDVDILTLDLESWRQRLTVVPQRPFLFSDAISANVSLEEKPNVSRIRDAVDMAALGADLEALPDGLQTVVGERGIMLSGGQRQRVALARGLYRSGDVLILDDVLSAVDHQTESQLVDTVAHLARRPEAPTVLISSHRLSALRHCDTVLVLDSGRLVDEGPHSELIRRPGVYRDTWLVQSQSAADEVAS
- a CDS encoding alkaline phosphatase D family protein, with the protein product MRGFLRSAGLIVVLCVVAGVAAANDYFPQSVASGDPTPTSVVLWTRAIDGDGGIPSGVILSVATDQAFTNVVMKRSIEIDKEYDGVVKVKVDGLMPYTDYYYQFAVDENLSQIGRTRTAPTPDMDVDVRFAVVYCQDYIGRYYNAYLKLLLDHDEDIDFIVHLGDYVYETTGDPQFQDPESERKMVFEDTEGAIQLGTEENPNYAAASLANYRTLYRTYRSDEVLQEVHERWPMLVVWDDHEYANDAWGATATYYNGRRDEYDVERKQNSERAFYEWVPIDAGLNQEGELEITAADLYPNAKIYRDLIYGSNLHLVLTDLRSFRPDHLIPEDAFPGEIAVDEETLAAMVGEAWPAVRESFDPYVDMDLLGGYLPILRQTTSLIAANLYMMENPELDFFTAVDLGEAAMSGNVSATFINLLFTEAGLQAPFSAEVLAMLPRGISFLVMGKTAIYSSGGSRTQVIKDTFDLYAAARYLETEGAAQEVYGAQQNAWLQGTLLASPTTWRVLGHSFMMTPMVIDFTNPAIADMLPVEFPDFLRTKLVINAEDFNGLPQKTMEVLGLLGLVPNTVVISGDIHSTFVTDHKNGIYEITPPAISSATNAEIVIRVVASDPILGQIPGIEEILQNYALLLQVSAMSPAVSQSDILYANTFSHGYGIFDVADSVMKILIQQMPSDEVGNSYYDDPEALEALFTPLRFTIRDGVLTPAP
- a CDS encoding phosphotransferase family protein: MNNTIDQPVAARPGETLDTVSLAPFLATALGLEGDIEVLQYPSGYSNLTYMLRVGDSELVLRRPPFGSKPKTGHDMRREFDVLTALQNDFPYCPKPLAHCDDEGIIGAPFYVMERIEGIIVRRDFPPEMSLSPEDIRGLFENVVDVHIELHSVDHRSVGLETFGKSKGYVERQIAGWSDRYRRVRTPDVPDCEGVMTWLEANRPPDTGTGCIVHNDFRLDNLVLDPHEPRRIIGVLDWEMATIGDPLMDLGASLAYWVEQSDPPAMQAMRMMPTNVVGAPSRAEVIARYADKSGIEVGDFGFYYCYGLFRLAVIVQQIYYRAYHGQTKDPRFLNLNLWVSVLADAAEAVTR
- a CDS encoding ABC transporter ATP-binding protein/permease, with protein sequence MRDRSMLRHLWPFLRPDSWAFALALILTPVTAGLSLVQPWILKKVIDDHIVAGVSEGLMTLALLYLGAVGVAYVLEGGYVMSLAWGGQRTIVRLRSGVYRKLLSLRQSYLDRQPAGRLLTRATSDIDALGEAFSSGLINIVLDLLMITGTLIAMFLLDWKLTLVLMLLAPPILAVLEIIRRRLRVLFLEVREALASVNAFLAERVDGVEVVQLFGNEDHSERLFDLRNDRFRRATTRSNVYDSFMYALVDGTAAICVAVMLWYGSGLATQMGFPLPLSEPVSAGVLVAFIEYLDRLFRPLRELSSRVAVLQRGAAALEKVLGLLDVTETVSEDGVSHPEVAGEIKMREVFFRYRPDTEDVLSGIDLDVNPGEVVAVVGSTGSGKTTLTRILDTSYTGYRGSITLDGKELSGLRSKDVRRRIAGVRQDPQLFSETVRFNIDLGNENIDAAETEAAAELVHADRVIDRVGWDHVLRERGADLSVGEGQLLTFARAMAHDLSVVVLDEATASVDSITEQLIQDAIAKIFERKTVLVIAHRLSTVERADRIVMMDHGRIVEQGTHHELLAAGGAYAKLVRAGEDLLVA
- a CDS encoding YkgJ family cysteine cluster protein is translated as MGRRNPCFDHDCHICCVNTRMTLTEADVSRLQSAGQNAFCFVNDDDDLQLVNVDGQCIFLANGRCSVHQDRPEGCRLYPMILDLSVDRVVLDAFCPWACEFGFTREDEVQLRRSVVDEARESRIRGSRRRSG